A genomic stretch from Pseudomonas sp. MUP55 includes:
- the aroE gene encoding shikimate dehydrogenase translates to MDRYVVFGNPIGHSKSPLIHRMFAEQTGEQLDYSTLLAPLEDFTGCAREFFQHGRGANVTVPFKEDAFRLADTLTERARRAGAVNTLSKLADGTLLGDNTDGAGLVRDLTVNAGLDLQGKRILLLGAGGAVRGVLEPLLAQQPSSLIIANRTVEKAELLAELFDDLGPVSASGFDWLREPVDVIINATSASLTGDVPPIAASLIEPGKTVCYDMMYAKEPTAFCRWAEKQGAAVAMDGLGMLVEQAAQAFFLWRGVRPDSAPVLAELRRQLV, encoded by the coding sequence ATGGATCGTTATGTTGTCTTCGGCAACCCCATCGGCCACAGCAAGTCGCCGTTGATTCACCGCATGTTCGCCGAGCAGACCGGTGAGCAACTGGACTACAGCACACTGCTCGCGCCGCTGGAGGATTTCACCGGCTGCGCCCGTGAGTTCTTTCAACACGGCCGGGGTGCGAATGTCACGGTGCCGTTCAAGGAAGACGCTTTCCGGCTGGCCGACACCCTCACCGAGCGTGCCCGGCGCGCCGGTGCGGTGAATACACTGAGCAAGCTGGCCGACGGCACGTTGCTGGGCGACAACACTGACGGTGCCGGCCTGGTGCGCGACCTGACGGTGAACGCGGGGCTGGACCTGCAGGGCAAACGCATCCTGCTGCTGGGCGCCGGTGGCGCGGTGCGCGGTGTATTGGAGCCGTTGCTGGCGCAGCAACCCTCCTCTTTGATCATCGCCAACCGTACGGTGGAAAAGGCCGAGTTGCTCGCTGAGCTGTTCGACGATCTGGGCCCGGTGTCTGCCAGTGGTTTCGATTGGCTGCGTGAGCCGGTAGACGTGATTATCAATGCCACCTCCGCCAGCCTGACGGGTGATGTACCGCCGATTGCTGCCAGCCTGATCGAGCCGGGCAAGACGGTCTGCTACGACATGATGTACGCCAAGGAACCCACCGCGTTCTGCCGCTGGGCTGAGAAACAGGGTGCTGCGGTAGCGATGGATGGCCTGGGCATGCTGGTGGAACAAGCGGCGCAAGCCTTCTTCCTGTGGCGCGGCGTGCGCCCGGATTCGGCGCCGGTACTGGCCGAACTGCGCCGTCAGTTGGTCTGA
- the hemF gene encoding oxygen-dependent coproporphyrinogen oxidase — translation MTTRTEAVKAYLLDLQDRICSALETFETDTRFIEDAWTRPAGGGGRTRVIENGSVIEKGGVNFSHVFGSGLPPSASAHRPELAGRGFEALGVSLVIHPHNPHVPTSHANVRFFIAEKEGEEPVWWFGGGFDLTPYYANEEDCIHWHRVAEQACAPFGPDVYSRYKAWCDTYFHIKHRNEPRGIGGLFFDDLNEWGFDTCFAFIRAIGDAYIDAYLPIVQRRQAMAYTEQQRQFQEFRRGRYVEFNLVYDRGTLFGLQSGGRTESILMSLPPQVRWSYDWKAEAGSEEARLTDYFLQDRDWLGLAAPKAAV, via the coding sequence ATGACTACCCGCACCGAGGCTGTTAAAGCCTACCTGCTTGACCTGCAAGACCGTATTTGCAGCGCCCTGGAAACCTTCGAGACGGACACGCGCTTTATCGAAGACGCCTGGACCCGGCCTGCCGGTGGCGGCGGTCGCACCCGTGTGATTGAAAACGGATCGGTCATCGAAAAAGGCGGCGTTAACTTTTCCCACGTGTTCGGCAGCGGCCTGCCACCGTCCGCCAGTGCGCACCGCCCGGAACTGGCCGGTCGCGGTTTCGAGGCGTTGGGTGTGTCCCTGGTGATCCATCCTCACAACCCCCATGTGCCGACTTCCCACGCCAATGTGCGCTTTTTCATCGCTGAAAAAGAAGGCGAAGAGCCGGTGTGGTGGTTCGGTGGCGGCTTTGACCTCACGCCGTATTACGCCAACGAAGAGGACTGCATCCACTGGCATCGCGTTGCCGAGCAGGCCTGTGCGCCGTTTGGCCCGGACGTCTACTCGCGCTACAAAGCCTGGTGCGATACCTATTTCCACATCAAGCACCGTAACGAGCCGCGTGGCATTGGCGGCCTGTTTTTCGATGATTTGAACGAGTGGGGCTTCGACACTTGCTTCGCGTTCATTCGCGCCATCGGTGATGCCTACATCGACGCCTACCTGCCGATCGTGCAACGCCGCCAGGCGATGGCCTACACCGAACAGCAGCGCCAGTTCCAGGAATTCCGCCGGGGTCGCTACGTGGAGTTCAACCTGGTCTATGACCGTGGCACCCTGTTCGGCCTGCAATCGGGCGGGCGTACCGAGTCGATCCTGATGTCGCTGCCGCCCCAGGTGCGCTGGAGCTACGACTGGAAAGCCGAAGCCGGCAGCGAGGAAGCACGCCTTACCGACTATTTTCTGCAGGACCGGGACTGGCTCGGCCTTGCTGCGCCCAAGGCGGCGGTGTGA
- a CDS encoding NADPH:quinone reductase, translated as MAKRIQFSAHGGPEVLEYVDYTPAEPGPQQVRVRNEAIGLNFIDTYFRSGLYAPPALPSGLGAEGAGVVDAVGSEVSQFKVGDRVAYGSGPLGAYSQLHVLPAANLVHLPDDISFEQAAGAMLKGLTVQYLLRQTYELKGGETILFHAAAGGVGSLACQWAKALGVKLIGTVSSPEKAALAKSLGAWETIDYSKENVAQRVLELTDGKKVPVVYDGVGKDTWLTSLDSVAPRGLVVSFGNASGAVDGVNLGILSAKGSLYVTRPTLATYASNPKDLQVMADDLFSMIKSGKVRIDINQRYALADAAKAQTELSARRTTGSTILLP; from the coding sequence ATGGCCAAACGTATCCAGTTCAGCGCCCATGGCGGCCCCGAAGTGCTCGAGTATGTGGACTACACGCCAGCGGAGCCTGGCCCACAGCAGGTTCGGGTGCGTAACGAAGCCATTGGCCTGAACTTCATCGACACTTACTTTCGCAGCGGTCTTTACGCACCACCGGCCCTGCCATCGGGGCTGGGCGCCGAGGGCGCCGGTGTGGTCGACGCCGTGGGCAGTGAAGTCAGCCAGTTCAAGGTCGGCGACCGCGTCGCCTATGGCAGCGGCCCGCTGGGCGCCTACAGCCAATTGCACGTATTGCCCGCCGCCAACCTGGTGCACCTGCCCGACGACATCAGCTTCGAACAGGCTGCTGGCGCCATGCTCAAAGGCCTGACCGTGCAGTACCTGTTGCGCCAGACCTATGAGTTGAAGGGCGGCGAAACCATTCTGTTCCACGCTGCTGCCGGCGGTGTGGGCTCCCTGGCCTGCCAATGGGCCAAGGCGTTGGGCGTCAAGTTGATCGGTACGGTGAGCTCCCCGGAGAAAGCCGCCCTGGCCAAATCCCTGGGCGCCTGGGAAACCATCGACTACAGCAAAGAAAATGTCGCACAGCGCGTGCTGGAATTGACCGACGGCAAAAAGGTGCCAGTGGTGTATGACGGTGTCGGCAAGGACACCTGGCTGACCTCGCTGGACAGCGTGGCACCGCGTGGGTTGGTGGTGAGCTTTGGTAACGCCTCCGGCGCAGTGGACGGGGTGAACCTGGGGATTCTGTCGGCCAAGGGTTCGTTGTATGTCACCCGCCCGACGCTGGCGACCTACGCGAGCAATCCGAAGGACTTGCAGGTGATGGCCGATGATCTGTTCTCGATGATCAAAAGCGGCAAGGTGCGCATCGACATCAACCAGCGTTATGCACTGGCGGACGCGGCCAAAGCGCAGACCGAGTTGTCGGCGCGGCGCACGACCGGCTCAACCATTCTGCTGCCTTGA